One stretch of Muribaculum intestinale DNA includes these proteins:
- a CDS encoding tetratricopeptide repeat protein, with translation MKKLSILGLCLVAALSASAQKSLVKEVEGKAKGFNADFAAARDMLKPAMTNPETANDAQTWYVAGTIEYGDYDNLLGKKAVGQNADGQIMGNDLLLGYDYFMKALPLDSIVETDKTGAPKLNKDGSKKIKTKYSKYMVKKMAAHHQDYVSAGQYLWDAKDFDGAYRAWDIYLNMPSNKMLGNDAPAALPDSVSAEISYFQALAAWQAEKLDAALNAFDYALSKGYNKSDLYDYAVSVAAQKAAAETDSVAQEKANRKVVYYADLGNKACGDTTVKYLNIIINDKINNRKYDEAKELLEKAISVSPNNAELYDVLGILYQSQNELDKAQEYLTKAVTIDPTFPKGQLDMGRVIYAQGAKIDEASATLPNAEYAKIRKEKVDPLLRESIPYLENALKNESTEQEARRLLRSIYYSLEDEANLKRIESM, from the coding sequence ATGAAAAAATTAAGTATCTTAGGTCTGTGCCTTGTGGCCGCGCTTTCCGCATCGGCCCAGAAAAGCCTTGTAAAAGAGGTAGAAGGAAAGGCCAAAGGCTTTAACGCCGACTTCGCGGCAGCACGCGACATGCTGAAGCCCGCCATGACCAATCCGGAAACCGCCAACGACGCTCAGACATGGTATGTAGCCGGCACTATCGAATACGGCGACTATGACAATCTGCTCGGCAAGAAAGCCGTAGGCCAGAACGCAGACGGCCAGATAATGGGCAACGACCTGCTGCTCGGCTACGACTACTTCATGAAAGCCCTTCCTCTCGACTCTATCGTAGAGACCGACAAGACCGGCGCTCCCAAGCTCAACAAGGACGGCAGCAAGAAAATCAAGACCAAATACTCTAAGTATATGGTCAAGAAAATGGCCGCACACCATCAGGACTATGTATCGGCCGGACAGTATCTGTGGGATGCCAAAGATTTCGACGGCGCATATCGTGCATGGGATATCTATCTTAACATGCCATCCAACAAGATGCTCGGAAACGATGCTCCCGCAGCCCTTCCCGACAGTGTATCGGCCGAAATCTCTTATTTCCAGGCCCTCGCCGCATGGCAGGCTGAGAAACTCGACGCCGCCCTCAATGCTTTTGACTATGCTCTGAGCAAAGGGTACAACAAGAGCGACCTGTATGACTACGCAGTATCTGTAGCAGCCCAGAAAGCAGCCGCCGAGACCGACAGCGTAGCACAGGAAAAAGCCAACCGCAAGGTTGTATACTATGCCGACCTCGGCAACAAGGCTTGCGGTGACACTACCGTGAAGTATCTCAACATCATCATCAACGACAAAATCAACAACCGCAAATACGACGAGGCCAAGGAACTTCTTGAAAAAGCTATCTCCGTATCGCCCAACAATGCCGAACTTTACGATGTGCTCGGTATCCTCTATCAGAGCCAGAACGAACTCGACAAAGCTCAGGAGTATCTGACCAAGGCCGTCACCATCGACCCCACTTTCCCCAAAGGCCAGCTTGACATGGGCCGCGTGATATACGCACAGGGTGCAAAAATCGACGAGGCTTCGGCCACACTTCCCAACGCGGAATACGCCAAAATCCGCAAAGAGAAAGTAGATCCCCTGCTCCGCGAGTCAATCCCCTATCTGGAGAACGCCCTCAAGAACGAGTCGACAGAACAGGAGGCCCGCCGTCTGCTCCGCAGCATCTACTACAGCCTTGAGGACGAAGCAAACCTCAAGCGCATCGAGTCGATGTAA
- a CDS encoding IS30 family transposase, whose amino-acid sequence MYRQLTSQQRSQIFALLQRKTSREEIALIVGCSQSTLCRELKRNSTTKGHYLWEKAHAKALERRKRTTSNKKLDSVLVWRIKQMIIDHQWSPEQIRGVLAKEGVSVSIQTIYNIINADESGELRRHRRHPDFRRRPKGERKPTKATNIPNRTSIHDRPAEADGKRFGDFEMDLIVDAYGHAILVLLERMTGFVMMEKLPYGKRAKPLSKTVVRMLYAYRKYLKTITTDNGSEFAAHLDITAGLRIKGLDDVTVYFADSYCSWQKGAVENINKLIRQYIPKKSNFNDFTDLYIKNVAKKLNLRPRKKLGFSNPKTEFFKQIANFALAS is encoded by the coding sequence ATGTACAGACAATTAACCTCGCAGCAAAGGTCGCAAATTTTCGCCTTACTGCAAAGAAAAACTTCGAGAGAAGAAATTGCCCTCATAGTAGGGTGCAGTCAGTCAACGCTTTGTCGTGAACTGAAGCGCAATTCCACAACCAAAGGCCACTATCTGTGGGAAAAGGCTCATGCCAAAGCCCTTGAACGCAGAAAGCGCACCACATCCAACAAGAAGCTCGACAGCGTGTTGGTGTGGCGTATAAAACAGATGATTATTGACCACCAATGGTCACCAGAACAAATTCGTGGCGTGTTGGCCAAGGAAGGTGTTTCCGTATCCATACAGACCATTTACAACATTATAAACGCTGATGAAAGCGGAGAACTGCGCCGTCACCGCAGACATCCCGACTTCCGACGACGACCAAAAGGCGAACGCAAACCCACTAAAGCCACCAACATACCAAACCGCACAAGCATACACGACAGACCGGCCGAGGCCGACGGCAAACGCTTTGGCGATTTTGAGATGGATCTTATTGTTGATGCCTACGGGCACGCGATTCTAGTGCTGCTTGAACGCATGACTGGCTTTGTGATGATGGAGAAACTACCTTACGGAAAAAGAGCCAAGCCATTGTCAAAGACTGTCGTGAGAATGCTGTACGCATACCGTAAATATCTTAAAACCATCACTACTGACAACGGCAGCGAGTTCGCGGCACACCTCGACATAACCGCCGGATTACGCATCAAAGGTCTCGATGATGTGACTGTTTACTTTGCCGACAGCTACTGCTCATGGCAGAAAGGAGCGGTCGAAAACATCAACAAACTCATCCGTCAATACATCCCCAAAAAGTCAAATTTCAATGATTTCACTGACCTATACATCAAGAATGTCGCAAAGAAACTAAACCTCAGACCACGGAAAAAACTCGGTTTTTCAAACCCGAAAACCGAGTTCTTCAAACAAATCGCTAATTTTGCACTTGCCAGTTGA
- the gluQRS gene encoding tRNA glutamyl-Q(34) synthetase GluQRS, whose protein sequence is MLDILCNTAVSAGCGRWKGRFAPSPSGRMHLGNVYAALMSYVSAKAKGGSWLLRIEDIDRQRSRQMWADMIMSDLDWLGLGWDEGPIYQSARDDAYMSYLERLAGMGLVYPCVCTRADLMASRAPHASDGHVAYSGRCRPSTPCYGAVAAEANLRLMVPPCPGGPDSDEVSFDDLICGRQNVALSCYFGDFVLRRKGGDWAYQFAVAVDDADMGVTEVVRGDDLLMSTAPQRYVMSLLELPEPVVYAHLPLLKNSDGVRLSKRDRALSMEWLRANCYPRDVIVAVCRAAAVNPEEMLSVLERLR, encoded by the coding sequence ATGCTTGATATACTCTGTAATACTGCTGTTTCTGCCGGATGCGGACGTTGGAAAGGCCGCTTTGCGCCTTCTCCCTCCGGGCGGATGCATCTCGGCAATGTCTATGCCGCTTTGATGTCGTATGTGTCGGCCAAAGCTAAGGGCGGAAGCTGGCTTCTGCGCATAGAGGATATTGACCGTCAGCGTTCGCGGCAGATGTGGGCCGATATGATAATGTCTGATCTCGACTGGCTTGGACTGGGCTGGGATGAGGGTCCGATATATCAAAGTGCACGCGATGACGCATATATGTCATATCTTGAGCGCCTTGCGGGGATGGGACTTGTATATCCATGTGTATGCACGCGCGCCGACCTGATGGCATCGAGGGCTCCACATGCTTCCGACGGACATGTGGCTTACTCCGGGCGTTGTCGCCCGTCGACGCCATGCTATGGTGCTGTCGCCGCAGAGGCGAATCTACGTCTCATGGTGCCCCCCTGTCCGGGCGGGCCGGATAGTGATGAGGTGTCATTTGACGATTTGATTTGTGGGCGTCAGAATGTGGCGCTGTCCTGTTATTTCGGCGATTTTGTGCTCCGGCGCAAGGGAGGTGACTGGGCGTATCAGTTTGCCGTGGCTGTCGACGATGCCGATATGGGTGTCACGGAGGTGGTGCGTGGAGATGATTTGCTTATGTCTACAGCCCCTCAGCGTTATGTCATGTCATTGCTGGAACTGCCGGAGCCTGTGGTATACGCTCATCTTCCACTTCTTAAAAATTCCGATGGCGTGAGGCTGTCCAAGCGCGACAGAGCCTTGTCAATGGAATGGCTGCGGGCCAATTGCTATCCTCGCGATGTGATTGTAGCTGTATGCAGAGCTGCCGCGGTCAATCCGGAAGAGATGCTGTCGGTGCTTGAACGGCTGAGGTAA